The sequence CATCTATCTCCATCTTCAGGCGCAGGGATGCCATAATATCAATCTGGTCACCCCAACCCACCAACTCCCGGCAATCCTGAAAGCGCTCCTGATTGCATCAGATACCGGTCTTCATATCCCGATTGTGTATAATACAGGAGGATATGAAGACCCGGACACACTCCAGCTTTTGGAAGGAATCATCGATATCTATATGCCGGATTTCAAATTTGCAGACGAGCGGACAGGCAGCATACTGGCACATACACCTGATTACCCACAGATTTGTAAGGCAGCACTGAGTGAGATGCATCGTCAGGTGGGTGACCTTGCCCTTGAGAACGGTATTGCAACACACGGACTCCTCATCCGGCACCTTCTCCTCCCCGGAAGGAGTGAAGAGTCAGAAAAGATTATCCGTTTCATCGCTGATCAGATCTCCCCGAATACCTGGCTCAATATCATGGACCAGTACCGTCCGGCTGGTGATATCAGGAGAACCTGTCCAGACGACTTTTCTGATCTTCTTCGCCGGGTATCACCTGAAGAAGTGGCGAGGGCAATCAGGATTGCAAAAGAGAGGGGCCTTATCAGGGGCCTTGAGTAAATTAGCCAACATCAGGTTCAGGAATAGAGTTCAAGTGTCCGATCTACCCATCCATCCAGCCTGAACTTCCGCCTGAGTCCTGCCTCATTCATGAACCGGATGGTTCCAAAAATAGGTCTCTCCTTCCATGGCCGGTCATGTTTTCCAAAACACCAGGCAACCCCGCAGAATCCGTTCGGGTCCCGTCCATCGAGTTCATACCGGTTATTGAGAGAAAGCGCAACA comes from Methanospirillum hungatei and encodes:
- a CDS encoding radical SAM protein; amino-acid sequence: MTSPGYLTISRELLISRIHAIEERSSPCILCPRHCRALRSDGEYGFCRIGIHPHVASFGQHFGEEQPISGTKGSGTIFFTGCTMGCMFCQNYEISHERMGREITEQDLANIYLHLQAQGCHNINLVTPTHQLPAILKALLIASDTGLHIPIVYNTGGYEDPDTLQLLEGIIDIYMPDFKFADERTGSILAHTPDYPQICKAALSEMHRQVGDLALENGIATHGLLIRHLLLPGRSEESEKIIRFIADQISPNTWLNIMDQYRPAGDIRRTCPDDFSDLLRRVSPEEVARAIRIAKERGLIRGLE